Proteins co-encoded in one Arthrobacter alpinus genomic window:
- a CDS encoding ABC transporter substrate-binding protein: protein MFKKSLVAVGLAAVLTLTACGGSTGAGGGGSDEITLGFAQVGAESGWRTANTKSIQESAKTAGINLKFSDAQQKQENQIKAIRSYIQQKVDLIAFSPVVESGWDTVLKEAKDANIPVILTDRAIDSPDKTLYKTFLGSDFVLEGQEAAKWLIKDKEAATGDVNIVELQGTTGAAPANDRMSGFADLIKAESKFKIIASQTGDFTRSGGKQVMEAFLKSNPKIDVVYAHNDDMALGAIEAIEAAGKVPGKDITIISVDATKDGMTAAADGKINFIVECNPLLGDQLMDLTKKVLAGETVPERVVTVETTFDSAQAKAALPDRKY from the coding sequence TTGTTCAAGAAATCTTTGGTGGCCGTGGGACTCGCCGCAGTATTGACGCTAACGGCTTGCGGCGGCAGCACAGGTGCCGGCGGCGGGGGCAGCGATGAAATCACCTTGGGCTTCGCTCAAGTTGGTGCCGAGAGTGGCTGGCGTACAGCCAACACGAAGTCGATTCAGGAATCCGCAAAAACCGCAGGCATCAATCTGAAGTTCTCAGATGCCCAGCAGAAGCAGGAAAACCAGATCAAAGCCATCCGGTCCTACATCCAGCAAAAGGTGGACCTCATTGCGTTCTCCCCTGTTGTTGAGTCCGGCTGGGACACCGTGCTGAAGGAAGCCAAGGACGCCAACATCCCCGTCATCCTGACCGACAGGGCCATCGACTCACCCGACAAGACCCTGTACAAGACGTTCCTGGGCTCAGACTTTGTCCTCGAAGGCCAGGAAGCTGCAAAGTGGCTGATCAAGGACAAGGAAGCCGCCACTGGCGATGTGAACATTGTGGAGCTGCAAGGCACCACGGGAGCTGCACCAGCCAATGACCGCATGTCCGGCTTTGCCGATCTCATCAAAGCCGAGTCCAAGTTCAAGATCATCGCCTCACAGACGGGCGACTTCACCCGTTCAGGAGGCAAGCAAGTCATGGAGGCGTTCCTGAAATCGAACCCCAAGATCGATGTTGTGTACGCGCACAATGACGATATGGCGCTCGGAGCCATTGAAGCCATCGAGGCCGCTGGCAAGGTTCCCGGCAAGGACATCACCATCATTTCCGTTGACGCCACCAAAGACGGCATGACCGCCGCCGCAGACGGCAAGATCAACTTCATCGTCGAGTGCAACCCGTTGCTGGGCGACCAGCTGATGGATCTGACTAAAAAGGTTCTGGCCGGCGAGACCGTTCCGGAGCGCGTGGTCACAGTGGAGACCACCTTTGATTCCGCACAGGCCAAGGCTGCCCTGCCGGATCGCAAGTACTAA